The segment agttttgcttgatgagaacttgtcttatgaggaggagcctgttgctattttagatagagaagttcgcaagttgaggtcaagagagattgcgtccatcaaggtacaatggaagaatcgaccggttgaagaagccacttgggagaaggaggcggatatgcgagaaaaatacccacatctgtttacagattcaggtactccttttcgcccttgttttccttcttttgatcgttcggggacgaacgatgggtaaattggtatctaatgtaacgacccgtttagtcgttttgagcaacagacttcaattctggaaaaattggcagaagcgacggaccccacgacggaccgtcatgggcacgacggaccgtcgcagggtctcgtttcaaaacacttagaaaatctgaaatttggtgctgaaatcgactctctgaactttgtgacggaatggcaggacggaccgtcaaaggtgtgacggaccgtcgtgatccaacgtttcaaaacacttagaaaatctgaaattgggtgctgaaatcgactctctgaactttgtgacggaatggcaggatggaccgtcacaggtgtgacggaccgtcacagacccttggtggaaatttgggtctctgaaccttgcaaagacctgcaggacggaccgtcgcaggcacgacggcccgtcacaggttgcgcaaatcccaggcagagtcggatttctggtgaagttttaagggacgtttttggactattctttccttaattatagatttcgtgggtttatattaataactcaaattcttgagggttaaaagaggtaaccctaagttaattagtggggtattattgccaccttttattcttaattatatactaattagggtaaaagaaagagggttgaataagaaaaatagaaagaacaaagagagacagaaaaagagagagaaacgaacgagaaagaggagaaacgagaagaagaacaaagctttgggaacttgcttgcttgatttctaatcttcggtggaggtaggttatggttttcatgctttcatagtaaaactcttaatagagaatgatatgtattggtagtattgtaaaccctactatatgcttaattgtatgtttgcatgaatatgattatgtgattgtgataagataagcatgatgaaaatattgaatcccaaatcttgaaaagaaactttattatacattattaatgatgatgccttggtatagaagaaggcttgatgaattaaagtaatgggattgatgatgccttggtatagaagaaggcttgatgaattaaagtaatgggattgaggatgccttggtatagagaaggcttgatgatttacagaatgatattagtggatcggagtgtcacgtaccgacacatgtaggggatcggagtgtcacgttccgacacatagatttagtggatcggagtgtcacgttccgacacatagatttagttgatcggagtgtcacgttccgacacatagatttagtggatcggagtgtcacgttccgacacatagaattaggggatcggagtgtcacgttctgacacatgtaagggatcggagtgtcacgttccgacatatagAATTaaggaatcggagtgtcacgttccgacacatgtaggggatcggagtgtcacgtaccgacacaggtaggggatcggagtgtcacgttccgacacatgtaggggatcggagtgtcacgttccgacacatagaattaggggatcggagtgtcacgtaccgacacatagtggtaggggatcggagtgtcacgtaccgacacaagaggaggaaagataatgaatcttgaaagatgataatatactcaacttaataaacttaattcccaaatgagtatggtgttgaggcttgagccctcatggatgaacttgatggtacttattgatgattatagtacttgttgttgctacatgttgagttttatagttgatttacgataatatttgatacatactgttccctattttgagttggccgatgatatctactcagtacccgtggtttgtactgacccctacttttattgttttcttcttgtttaattgtggaatgtagcaaacgtgccgtcatcttcgactcaacagtaattcaagccagtctcgtcacaccggatcttcagggtgagctaacgtttctagcttggactggatcttctccttcatgtcttgatgccttgaacctccggcacggactagcttcttatgtatttttagcttttagaatactcttagtttagtcatttgattgtagatgttcttgtggtgataacttccagattctggggataatgataagtttttgagttatagaagttgattattgattttactaatgagtttaagtcttccgcattatttcctgttgttattgcattgaaatgttaaggttagattggttggttcgctcacataggagggtaagtgtgggtgccagtcgcggcccggttttggatcgtgacacacttgtactaagtatgaaaacatatacaagtaaaaccattgaaatcatgctaaaaaagGACTATTTGTTCAAAACTATGCTAAGTCACTTAAAAAGCCTTTATGCTCAAATTAGGAATGCATACAAGCCAATAGACATAACATTACTTGAGACAAGTCCATATTCAACACAAGACCACCATCATCATAAAGGCATTTTCACATGCATATTATCAACATAAgttcatatcaacatgaatagcATCATACTAAaatcaacttttcataaatgtcacaacttttcatgaaaagagaTAGCTAATCTTGgaaatgaataaatttaaaggGATTCTGACTTGTTATGGTTCCACATAGGCAGGCCtaaggttctcttttatatgtatatataatgtaattatttacatttcaatttcatttcccaatttcataatataaatcaaatttatttattttgcaaaTAATTGCCCTTTAATCTATATAATcttcatttaatataaaattttgttctttttaaaattcttcatttaaaaaaagttatttattctGAATTTCTAAGTAACATAAATGCGACAAATATTATATGTAATACATATGAGCAATTTTTGTACTTGTTTTTTTCTGTGTagctaaaagttatttaaattaacaattttatcTTGTATCCAATTATTTAATCTACTAGTTCACTCCCATGTTCCATTTTAAACTTgtgtaaattaggtatatagcatATTATGTAGTCATATTATCAACTTATGGCACaagattttgattttcattcaataacatataatatatcaacttatagcatttctttaaattaaaatatattaaatatttattaagttaaatcaggaagaaaaaaaaattaaaaattagtaataaaaattGGATAACTACCGTGAATGTAGTTACTGTTTTTAACTGATAACCAAATTTGCACTTTTTAAGGggatttaaatatattaattaaagataTGCACCTTAATTAGCGAAATCCGTttttaatagtaattttttttgattttttatcctaaaaaaattctattctgTTATCTTTCTTTCCATAaatgtgttttaaattttttttccagaaatttgACTATAttcataaaacaattaaaattgaaggttgaaaaagtttagatttgatttgatggagaaatttgtttcaattttaattaaacatggtggcaAATGGAATTCATcaggttagtttttttttatattttagtaatgTATCGTTTTTTTTTCCGGtgttatattgcatatgttaaattgatatatattttttttaaaacattaatttaGTGTTTCTACTAATAAAAATTTCGTAATGTTAAATGTATTTTCATGTGTAATTAAAACGAAGAGTGATGGTAAATGTGATTACtggttaaaatttaatattttaaagtttttgaaaaatttagcaAATTTTTTGCTTTTGAAACATTAGAACATTATCTGACATTTTGTATTAACAATGTAtacattttgtattttaatgtgtatatataaagtATGAACAATATATACGAAAATCAATTGAgtatgtataaaaattgttttaattttgtattgatttaaatttttgttattgtatatatatgtgtcttgtatataattttgtgtgatttgtgtattaattttttagtaaacaatgtattaattgtgtattaaattataataatgtataaaCAGTGTGGTAATTgtgtattaaattatgtataaagtgtgtattattttttgtacaaaCTGTATAAAATATGTGGTAAACATTGTATGAtttgtgtattaattttgtataaaatggtATTAAGTGTGTAATAAACAATGTATTAATTGTTTAGTAAATTACAAAAGTGTATAAACAGTGTAGTAATTGAGTATTAAATtgtgtatgaaatgtgtattatttttgtatgaagTGCATGAATTGTGTGGTAAACAGTTActtgtatataaattgtgtatgaaattTGTGTTAATTGtgtatgaataaatttttaattttattatgggATGCACTGAATGTAATTTTAATGTTGTGAAACAGGGAAATATGTCGACTTTGAAGTGGAGGGCATCCTATATGATACTTGTACTCTTTATACTGGTTTAGTTAATTCTATAGTAACTAAGCTAAACATAGAAGAAAATCTAAATGCTGTTGAGATAAAGTATATAGTTAGTGAAATGTGTCCAcctataaaaattcataatgatgtTGGGGTAAAGGTTTATCTAGATCAGATGAGggtgaatttgaatttttttacaaaatatccaTTAtgcatcactttgaaagattgTGGGCAGTATAACGAATGTCATAGAGTTATAgttaatgatataataaattcTGATGTTAGATTATCACAGAATAACATAGATCTATACTCCAACAATTCTATCCGTTTGATCGGAATGGATTTAGACGGAGTTGTCAATGATAATAGTGAAGtagataatgatataatatgtgATCATTCTAATTTATTTGTAGCTGAAAATcagatttataataataaagaaatccTTAAGGAGGTTATGAGGCATGTTGGAATTGTTGAGAAGTTCAGCTTTCGGGTTGCACGTTGTAATGCATCTAAGtaagtttaaatttatatatttatttattttgttttgttataatgtatatatattgtaatgtatattttattaaattctgTAACAGTTCATCTGCATTGTATTTCTAAGAGTTGTTCTTGGATGATGAGGGCATCTAGTTTTAATAAATCTAGTTTATTCAAAGTTCGGAAGTATATTGCTCAGCATACATGTTGTGTTAGAGAAAGAGTTTATGTCATACGTCAAGGGATAACTGACGTTGTAGCTGTATTGATAATGGATAATTATATTGATCCATCTAAGGTATATACTCCAAAAGATGTAGCTGATGATATGTTGAAATTGCATGGTGTTTCATTGACATACATACAGGCATGGAGAGCTAAAGAAAAAGCAGTAAAGTTGGTGCGAGGAGATCCAGCAGAATCTTATGCAAGATTACCTGGTAATTTcgaatataatgataaatttaaacatttgtttattttgttgtgTATTAACAGTTTCatgtattatttatgtataagatatgtattttttatgtatgatttgGGCTGTTATTTTCAGGTAATTtcgaaaataaatttatacagtAACAGTTATGTGTATTTTTTATGCATAaactatgtattttttatgtatgaattggaCTGTTATTTTCAggttatttttacattttggaGCAAACATATCCAGGAtctgttttgaaaataaaaaggaatgaagatgatACATTTTTATATGCATTTTTTGCTTTAGAAGCATGTATTAAGGGCTGGGAATATTGTAGGCCAATTGTAGTTGTTGATGGTGCTGCATTAAAATGTTCATATGGTGGTACAATGTTAACTGCAAGCACATTGGATCCGGGAGGTAAAATATTAGcctatataattttctaattatataatataatgaaaaagtatatgaatgatattttttatttgtgtgatatttttttaaaaaattaatgagcaGGTCATATACTTCCGTTGGCGTATGCGATAGTAGATTCTGAAAATGATGCTTCATGGACATGGTTCTTTGAGCAATTTAGAGAAGCATATGGAGTTAGACAAAATATGTGTTTTATGTCAGACAGAAATGAAAGCATATGGAAAGGGACAACAAATGTATATCCTGAATCAGAACATTATGCATGCATATGGCATTTATCAGTCAATGTTTTGAAGAATTTCAATAGAAATACTGAAGATTTGAAGATGTTGTTCTTTCATTGGCAAAAGCTTATACAAAACAACAGTTTGAGACAATTATGAGAAGAATAGATCAGATAGATACGCGAATACAGCCATACTTGTTTGATATAGGTTATAGCAAATGGTCAAGAGCTTACTCGAATTGTAAGCGCACATGGACGATGACTTCAAACATCGCGGAGTCATTGAATAATGTTAACAGATTAGCACGGAGGTTACCGGTGATTTCACTTCTTGAGTTTATGAGGGTGACAATTCAGAGGTGGATTCACAAGCATAATGAGGAGGCTGATAAGACTACATCTAATctgacaaaaaaatatgatgtttatCTACAGAAAAGTATTACGTTGTCGTGCAATATGAGGGTAtgtttttcactattttatatttttaattcatactAATCTTCAgcatgtataaaatatattttttttacacagGTGATACCTTCAACTGTTGATCTGCATGTTGTAGCTGAAGGagaaaagaaatacatagtaaATTTGAACACAAGGATGTGTAGTTGCGGAAGATTTCAACATTATGAGATACCATGTGGTCATGCGATTGCTGTTCCCCGGTACAGGAAGTTACATGAAGCAGATTTCTGTTCTGCTTTTTATAGCCACAAGAATTTCAAAGATGCTTATGTCATTCCTGTCGAGCCTATCCCGTGCGAGAGTACATGGAATATACCAAGTTATATTTCAGATCCTAAATTGATGCCGCCTGGTCCAAAAAGAGCAGCAGGAAGACCCAAACTTGAACGGTGGAAGGGATTCGCAGATGTGAAGTTCAAGAAGACAAAAAGCACATGCAGTAGATGCCATCAGGTTGGACACAATCGGAAGACTTGTTCAAATTATCCTGTACAAAAACAATGATGTCGTAATGTTAAATCTGTGTTATTGAGGCATTACATTGttataaatgtgtttttttattgaataatattaatattcatacaaatgtcatacagtattcatacagttttcatacattattcataccagtaatatacatacaatttgtttgtgtttgtattttgaaaaatatattttataatttgtcataattcatatatttttcatatatcattactatgtactatatatcaaattttaatatgacattcataattcatataattttcatacatgattcatacagtttcatatatgttaaagtgagacacatttagtaataatcagtaataatttatataaaaccatcagtagtcaaaattaaaataaaaacagaaacaaattgtatgtatattaGTGGTATGAATAATGTGTGTAAGATGATGATACACatttattaatgtataattgtatgatataattcatacatttttcatacagtattcatgccagtaatataattaatataagtttctgtttgtattttgaaagtgtatagtattcaatcaaaacaaatttcaatattactatgtactatatatcaaattttaatatgacattcataattcatatgattTTCATACATGATTCATACAGTGTTCATATATGTTAAAACTGAGACACATTTAGTAATAAtcagtaataatttatataaaaccatcaaagtattcataataaaaaaactgggaaaatacataattgttcataaattaaaaaaaagtctttcaaataaattatctatGTGCCATGAAGATTTCTACTTCCTGATACGGAATTTTGGAGTATGATAATTGGTGGTGTCCATAACTTGTTCTTTATGAGTTCGAGGTCCACCCTTCTTGCAAGCAACTGTTCCTGTAACTTCACTTTCACTGATTGTGCCTTCATCATTCTTTGATTTTCCATAATGCCAAAGTAATGTTGCATATCTTTGACGATGATATGTTGAATCAATATCAATATGTGACATATCAAAAACACCATTGCTCATGTATTCGGCAAATAGAGATGTGTATAAACCACAATCACTgtaaacaaattgaaaaaaaaattgtaatgaatattagcaatttcaatttaaaatgaataaaaaataatgtaagaaaTATACATGCTTTGAACTTTCTTCTTGTTGAGGAACATGTGTAACATTCTTGATACTTAGAGGTTCAGAGTGAGACTTCTGTTGATAATCAGGGAGATTATTCGCATACAAATTAAGCCTTTTGCCATAAAACCCTGTGCTCGTCAGAAATAAAGGAATCATGGTTGCAAGCTTATCAACGGCTTCTTTGACTTTCCTTGAATGAACAGATCCTCCCATCATCgaatcatatacatatagacATCTACTTTTGATTCGGAATACAACAAGAAACCAATGGAATTTGTCATTGATGTTGACTGGGATGATTACTTCATCAACCCTATCTCACGGAATGTTAGCAAGCAGCTTATATCCTCTAATGCATTGTCCAACATCATGGTCCAGTGATATGCATCTCATGTCACATTGTGATTGTCTCCACTGTTTCTCAATGttattgtcacgatccaaaaccggccgcgactggcacccacacttaccctcctatgtgagcgaaccaaccaatctaaaccttaacatttcaatgtaatatcaacataaagtaatgcggaagacttaaactcattaacaaaaaccaattcaataactattatttcccaaaatctggaagtcatcatcacaagaacatctacttcaaattactaattctaagagttttctaagaagctaaaaatacataaaagctagtccatgccagaacttcaaggcatcaagacatgaagaggaagatccagtccaagctagaagcattagctcaccctgatatccggagtaatgaagactggctagagttactgttgagtcgaagatgacggcacgtttgctgcactccacaaataaacaagaagaaaacataaaagtaggggtcagtacaaaacacgggtactgagtagatatcatcggccaactcaaaatagaaatcaatatataccaagtaatatcataaaatcaactatgatactcaacatgtagcaacagcaagtactatatcattaacaattaccgtcaagtacacacgtgaggactcaagcctcaataccatactcatttgggaattatgttcattagattgagtatattaacctttcaagattcattatctttatttctcttgtgtcgatacgtgacactccgctccctcatattcattaatcctcttgtgtcggtacgtgacactccgatcccctactactatgtgtcggaacgtgacactccgatcccctaaatctacgtgtcggttcgtgacacccgatcccctaaatctacgtgtcggtttgtgacacccgatcccctaaatctacgtgtcggttcgtgacacccaatcccctaatctccttctatcaattcatcaagccttccttcttaccaaggcatcatcaatatcattattttagttcatcacgccttcttttataccaaggcctcatcattaacaagagattagggttttgcaagatttggaattcaataacttcatcatgcttatattcacaattatataattacattcatgcaagcattcaattaagcacatagcagggtttacaatattatcaatacatatcattcgctattaagagtttactacgaatatcgtaagagaaaccataacctacctccaccgaagattagtgatcaagcaagcaaattttctccaaagctttgtgctttccccttctcgatcggccctctctccctcttcttgttctttctattttctttattcaaaccctctttcttttaccctaattagcatataataaagaataaaagatggcaataataacccactaattaacttaaggttagctcttttaacccccaagtaattagacttattaacattaacccactaactttataattaaagtaggaatagtccaaaacgtcccttaaaacgtataaagaaatccgacccagactgggattgcgcaacctgcgacggcccgtcgtgcctgcgacggtccgtcctgcaggtcgtcgcaaggtccAGAGAGTGGATTTCCACTGaaggctctgtgacggtccgtcatacctgtgatggtccgtcctgccatttcgttacgatgtttagagagtcgatttcagtacacaattttcagattttctaagtgttttgaaaggagaccctgcgacggtccgtcgtgcccatgacggtccgtcgtggggtccgtcgcctcagcctatttttccagaaataaattCTGCTGCtccaaaacgactaaacaggtcattacaatagataccaatttacccatcgttcgtccccggacgatcacaagaaggaaaacaagggcgaaaaggagtacctgtatctgtaaacagatgtgggtatctttctcgcatatttgcctccttctcccaagtggcttcttcaatgggtcgattcttccattgaactttgatggatgcaatctcccttgatctcaacttgcgaatttctctatctagaatggcaacaggttcctcctcataagacaaattctcatcaagcaaaactgaatcccaacggataatgtagtttccatccccatggtatcttttcaacatcgacacatggaataccggatgcactccggacagccctggaggcaaggctaactcataagccacctcccctactcgcttaagtacttcaaatggaccaatataccttgggctaagtttacctcgcttaccaaaccgcatcacccctttcattggcgaaaccttcaacaagacttgttcaccctccatgaactctaagtctctaacctttcggtctgcatattctttttgcctactttgcgccgctagaagcttttcttgaatagattttactttctctaatgaatccctcaaaaggtccgtaccccaaggtctaacctcaaatgcatcaaaccacctaatgggagacctacatcttctcccatatagtgcctcaaatggggccatatcaatgcttgagtgatagctattgttgtaggagaactctgctaagggtaagaagctatcccactgaccaccaaattctatcacacatgcacgaagcatatcctccaacacttgaatcgttctctcagactgaccatcggtctgaggatggaacgcagtactaaggtccaacctagtacccaattctgcatgcaatgttttccaaaacttagaagtaaactgcgtacctctatctgatataatggagagtggaaccccatgcaatcgcaccacttccgagatgtaaagtttggctaacttctctgcattgtaagtcaccttgaccggaatgaagtgagcagacttagttaacctaacaacaattacccaaatagaatcaaactttcccaatgtctttggaagaccaaccacgaaatccattgcaatcctttcccacttccattcaggaatgggcattctctgaagtgtttctccgggcctctggtgttcatactttacttgctgacagtttggacatttggcaataaaatcaacaatatcgcgcttcattctactccaccaaaagtgttgctttaggtcacgatacatcttggttgcacccggatgtatcgaataccttgaactatgatcCTCTATCAGAATAATGTTGATCAAAttatcgacgcggggtacacatacccttcccttaatcctcagaACACCTTCCccatcgattgttgcttctttagcctctccttacaacacttta is part of the Solanum lycopersicum chromosome 1, SLM_r2.1 genome and harbors:
- the LOC112940733 gene encoding PKS-NRPS hybrid synthetase cheA-like, which produces MMRASSFNKSSLFKVRKYIAQHTCCVRERVYVIRQGITDVVAVLIMDNYIDPSKVYTPKDVADDMLKLHGVSLTYIQAWRAKEKAVKLVRGDPAESYARLPGYFYILEQTYPGSVLKIKRNEDDTFLYAFFALEACIKGWEYCRPIVVVDGAALKCSYGGTMLTASTLDPGGHILPLAYAIVDSENDASWTWFFEQFREAYGVRQNMCFMSDRNESIWKGTTNVYPESEHYACIWHLSVNVLKNFNRNTEDLKMLFFHWQKLIQNNSLRQL
- the LOC101254630 gene encoding uncharacterized protein; protein product: MTSNIAESLNNVNRLARRLPVISLLEFMRVTIQRWIHKHNEEADKTTSNLTKKYDVYLQKSITLSCNMRVIPSTVDLHVVAEGEKKYIVNLNTRMCSCGRFQHYEIPCGHAIAVPRYRKLHEADFCSAFYSHKNFKDAYVIPVEPIPCESTWNIPSYISDPKLMPPGPKRAAGRPKLERWKGFADVKFKKTKSTCSRCHQVGHNRKTCSNYPVQKQ